From Camelus ferus isolate YT-003-E chromosome 18, BCGSAC_Cfer_1.0, whole genome shotgun sequence, one genomic window encodes:
- the PDZD9 gene encoding PDZ domain-containing protein 9 encodes MEKAVHKSRKGRHVSLKVKSSVHSLSKTQQTKLTVGSLGLGLIVIQHGPYLQITHLIKKGAAARDGKLQPGDVLISVGHANVLGYTLREFLKLLQHITIGTVLQIEVYQNFIDIPKEWQEIYDLIPETKFPITHTTKKTEQAKDDSTSSDDKEDVVLDKKLKYYKYPRSTGHHAARRPMSISREWHGYKKKNHTMRVGEDIHCDVVIHQDHKKEVRAPSPYWTMVKHDKSSSSSSASSSDAFWLEDYAQAEDKGQPVSKDD; translated from the exons ATGGAGAAGGCTGTCCACAAAAGCAGAAAAG GAAGGCACGTCAGCCTCAAGGTTAAGTCATCTGTCCACAGCTTGAGCAAAACTCAGCAGACCAAACTCACTGTGGGCAGCCTGGGATTAGGCCTGATCGTCATCCAGCATGGACCCTACCTTCAGATCACCCACCTCATTAAGAAGGGGGCTGCAGCCAGGGATGGAAAACTCCAGCCAG gTGATGTTCTGATTAGTGTCGGCCACGCCAATGTGTTAGGATATACTCTTCgagaatttttaaagcttttgcaaCATATCACCATAGGAACAGTGCTACAAATCGAGGTTTACCAAAATTTTATTGACATACCCAAGGAATGGCAAGAAATATATGATTTAATCCCTGAGACCAAATTTCCAATAACACA cacaacaaagaaaactgaGCAGGCAAAAGATGACTCCACAAGCAGCGATGACAAAGAAGATGTAGTTTTAGATAAAAAGCTTAAGTACTATAAATATCCACGGTCCACCGGGCATCATGCTGCAAGGAGACCGATGTCTATCTCCAGAGAATGGCATGGATATAAAAAGAAGAACCATACTATGCGTGTGGGAGAAGACATTCACTGTGATGTGGTGATTCACCAAGATCACAAGAAAGAAGTGAGAGCCCCTTCTCCTTACTGGACAATGGTGAAGCATGACAAAAGCTCCTCGTCCTCCTCGGCCTCCTCCTCAGATGCATTTTGGCTGGAAGATTATGCCCAAGCTGAGGACAAGGGTCAACCTGTATCAAAGGATGATTAG